The Osmerus eperlanus chromosome 9, fOsmEpe2.1, whole genome shotgun sequence genomic sequence TCATGTGAGACAACCTATTAAGACTGAGATGTGAAACCTATCCCTTGTTCGGCTACATgactgcagcagcagcatgcTCGAACTGTCCAGGGGTCAGAGCTAGAAACACTTGCCCGTGTGGTTGCCTGTATTTGTCCTATATTctatgtgtttacatgtgtcaaGTAAGTGCATTCTACAGCTGACTTAACCAGACCTaacttgaaagagagagacaatttCCTTGTGACTCCCTTGAACTAAATAAACGTTTAATGAGAATACAACAGAGCAGTGTTTCTACAGGAACACATTGTCCCTCGGGCTCTTTTTCATCATCAAGATGATTGCATGTCTGCATATAGAACAGCACCGTGCTTCAACACTGTTGCAATCCAATATAGATAGGACTTCCACGAATAAACAGTGATCCTGTTGGTAAATATAGCGAGAGAGTTGTGCACTACATaaacacatttgtatttttcGGTGTTGTGTACTATCAACGTTGTGTGCTCAGATTCTAGTTCAAGCTCTAATTAAAAGGAACCTTTAGGTAGACAAGCCTTCAGAACCACAGTTCCATTCTCACTTTTCTATTCTGCTTTCTGTTCTGTTGTCACTGTTCTGTTCTGATATGGTTCGGTTTTGTTATAACTCAGTTTGGGTATTTTCTGTTATGGCTATTCGGTTTTGTTCCATGTGTTCTTACGCTTCAGTTCATTTCTGTTCTCTTGTTACTGTTCTGTACGGTTCTGCTGTTGTTATTCTGCAGAGTTGTGTTGTCTCAGTGGGTATGCCCAGTAGGGGGTTGcagagaaagacacagggaGGGGATGGAAATCCCCCACATCTCATctaaccttacacacacacagacacacacacagacacacacacacacacacagagacacacatagacacacacacacacacacacacttactcttcTGCTGGAGTCTGGTGGCTGGTCTGGGAAGAACGGCTTGGACAGTGGGTAGGTTGGGGAGAAAACTGACTCAGACAGCTACCTATATTCTTACCAGTCGATTCTGGCTCATTCAGGGCTCTATCTATGGCTATAGGTGGAATCTAGTCATGTCATTCATTTTTTATGTAATACAAATATGGTCTCTTAGAGGTTATTCTGATCAGTGTATCCTGGACAAAAATATGTTCTAGTAAGTTGTACGAGTTACAGAAGATCCTTCTACAAGGCCCTGCAAGCTTGTATGTGAGTTTATCAAAACAATCAGTATTTCCTCCAAGGATTATCCACATTTTCATAGACAGAAGAATAATCCTGGTCGTACATCTTGAAATAGTTACAATGTACTTCTCACCAGTGCATGCCTAACAATAACTCAAGAATGCATTATGAAAAATGATCATTTTCCTCAAAGACATTATCTAAAAGTTACCCTTTGAACCTTTCTGATAGTCTCGCACTCGAAAACCCACAGGTGACACCCTAACCTAACATCATAGACATTGCACACTCCTACCCCCTTGtggatactgtacagtactgcacCATTTCAATTCAACTCTATAATGTCACTGAAAACATGTTTCTGTCTATGCCCTGTACTGCACTGTCTGTCCTTGTATTATTTCTATATGTGTCAAAAATAAAGTTAAATTGAACTCAAATGCATTTGAGTGTGTCCAGACCTCTGGTGTGGTCTTGTTAAAGACATCTTGTCCTCTGATGACTTCCTGcatcaccctctccctcagctGGCTGTACTCCTCCTGAGTCAGGCGGATGGGCTCCAGCTCCTCCTTGCAGCTCCGACACACGCCCCTAAACATGcagaaggtcaaaggtcacatgcTACACAGCTACAGAACAGTAGCCCTCGAATTCAACCCAGTCTGACACATTGCCCTGCACAAAGCGCCAGAGGTTAGAGGATGTCAGTCTTAAGAGGACATAGGTGGTTAGATATTTAGATGTCTGAACgcaatacattacattacatttagtcatttagcagacgctcttatccagagcgacttgcagtaagtacagggacattctccccgaggcaagtagggtaaagtgccttgcccaaggacacaacgtcatttggcatggacggtaatcgaaccaacaaccttctgattaatagcccgactccctaaccgctcagccatctgacccccaataCATGACATGTGATGAGGGGTATGAGGAGGGCTTGGTTATTACTTGGGCTCCACTGTGGTCCAGCTTCCCTTCCAGCTCGTTTCAGGAATACTGGAGGCAGTAAGAGAAGAACACAACGTAAGACGTAAAACTAAAGAGTGGTTTCTGAAAGAAATTAGGGGTCAGGACACGTTAAAAACAAAGGCCCAATGGACGCGTTGTACCACAGCTACACGTCTCACCTCTGGAACCAGGCTTCAATGGTTTGAGCCAGGGACCACTGGGGGTAAACCTGGTTGTCTCTCATGTACATCAGGACTCcctgcagcctctcctcctgctctggcCCTGGCCGGGACATCCCACTCTGGAACAGGCTCTGCCAGATCTCCTGGTTAGGGACCAGTCCCTTCTCTATGAGGTCATCATACAGCGCCCACGCCATGCCAACATCCCCGTGCTGCACAGCCCCGGCGATAACACAGCCATAGTTacgtgaggagggggtgatgaCCCTTTTCATGTCTTCCAAGATGTCGAGTGCCTTACGCCAGCGTTCTGTGTGGCTGAAACCCCTGATGAAGAGGCTGTAGGCACCCGTGTCCAGCGAACCGAAACGTCCGGTCATAATCTCATAGAGGTCAAACACCTCTTCATTGTGGTCCGCCGCCACGCACAGTGTCAGGTAGCGAAGGAGCATCTTGTAAGGCAGGGTGCCTGTCTCCGTGGCGACGAATGCCAGAAGGGACTTTGCGATGTCGATTTCCGCCCGTTGGGCGAagagtgatgtcatcatctGTATGGGGAAGCGCTCATGGTTGCCTGAAGCCTCTTGGAGCTTTCTCCACTCCGAGGCTGCAAGGGGCCGGTCGGGGAGCTCCACTCGCACCCTGGGCTGTCTGGGGTCTGGTTCCTCCGCTTCCCGGAGGCCACTTTTCCTTCTCAGGATCTCGGCTGTCTTCTTGGCAGTCCCTGCTGCAAACACAGATTTGGGGAAAGACGGACTTTCCCTGATGTTGAAGTCTTTCTGTCTATCTTCTTTCTTGTTATGATGACCTAAAGGTCTGCTCACTCTTTTTGTGCTAAATAAGTGTGCAGAATGCAGCTTGCTGTCTTTGAAGACAGAAAGCAAAACTCTCAGCTGCGTACAGCCTACAGTTCTAGGATGAGATAGTACGTTTCCGTACTTAAAGCAAAATCCAGATTTTGATATCAACATGGAACCCATATTGTAAACGACGGGACTGTCGCAAAGACCACCACATGCATTTGCAACACTAGTTAGCTAGGAAGAGTTGACAGTAGCCTACGTTATACAACAAACTATTGGTCTATATCTATTCACATTAATTTCATTGCATTTCTCATACAAAGAAGACTCACAAGTGTCTGCAAAAGCACCACCAGATAAATAATTCCTCTGTAAAACACGGTTTTGAATAAAACTTCAGACACAACATTGAAAGAGGCATAAATCCGTGTCGCACATCTGACGTCACCATAATATGACGTCACTAGCTGAACTAGCGCAACCGAATTGTTGGGAGTCGACTTGTCAGATGTCTTTAATATTTTTATAACCTAAACCCAAAATGTCTACAGATAGAATGGTACACTGGAAAGACATTTTGAAAAGGAGACTGGCAACTGCCAAGAAGGGTAAGCTAAATGAGCAGTAGCGGACCAGTTATGGTTTATTTaggcagttagctagctagctacagtagtcaACTAGCTAgttgactagctagctaactgcctAAAGTTAGATCCTCGTTGGAGTTGACTAACTTAGAAACTTTGTTTTCTGACAAGAGTTTGGCTGCAGTTTGTAAACATTTTACATGGTCCTGTGTTATGGCCCACATTTGTATTAAGATGAGAGGactgaagaggagaagaagacagaggaaaCTGCTTTATTCACGAAGTACTACAcggaatggaggggaggaggcagcAAGGAGAGTTCCTACAGAAATATCCCGCGATTCTACTACAGGGTACATAAACTGTTTAACCCTTTTCTGACATTTCTTGTGCTTGTCTTATTTAAACCCATCAataacatgtctctctctaaGACTGTGTCTGATAGACACAATCTGCTGTTGTGAGTATTTTAACCCCCGTGGGGCAAATACTGACCCTGGACGATTATTGGGTGTTTACATTTAGCTTCCGGCGGAAGACG encodes the following:
- the prorp gene encoding mitochondrial ribonuclease P catalytic subunit isoform X1: MGSMLISKSGFCFKYGNVLSHPRTVGCTQLRVLLSVFKDSKLHSAHLFSTKRVSRPLGHHNKKEDRQKDFNIRESPSFPKSVFAAGTAKKTAEILRRKSGLREAEEPDPRQPRVRVELPDRPLAASEWRKLQEASGNHERFPIQMMTSLFAQRAEIDIAKSLLAFVATETGTLPYKMLLRYLTLCVAADHNEEVFDLYEIMTGRFGSLDTGAYSLFIRGFSHTERWRKALDILEDMKRVITPSSRNYGCVIAGAVQHGDVGMAWALYDDLIEKGLVPNQEIWQSLFQSGMSRPGPEQEERLQGVLMYMRDNQVYPQWSLAQTIEAWFQSIPETSWKGSWTTVEPKGVCRSCKEELEPIRLTQEEYSQLRERVMQEVIRGQDVFNKTTPEELESFKTFVKRKPAFDVVIDGLNVANTTRGSQSETLLAVVSELEHQGQVILVLGRKHMLNPSRSWDRHHMAQVQQKAHCFFTDNISEDDPFLLYATLHSGNHCNFVSRDLMRDHKACLSDDVTRRLFFKWQRGHQLVLSGYNLGRRVRFQVRGTERIPSYDTIIQTSATSWHIPYDDDGAERCSYEVPQRWLCLRKTH
- the prorp gene encoding mitochondrial ribonuclease P catalytic subunit isoform X2 is translated as MGSMLISKSGFCFKYGNVLSHPRTVGCTQLRVLLSVFKDSKLHSAHLFSTKRVSRPLGHHNKKEDRQKDFNIRESPSFPKSVFAAGTAKKTAEILRRKSGLREAEEPDPRQPRVRVELPDRPLAASEWRKLQEASGNHERFPIQMMTSLFAQRAEIDIAKSLLAFVATETGTLPYKMLLRYLTLCVAADHNEEVFDLYEIMTGRFGSLDTGAYSLFIRGFSHTERWRKALDILEDMKRVITPSSRNYGCVIAGAVQHGDVGMAWALYDDLIEKGLVPNQEIWQSLFQSGMSRPGPEQEERLQGVLMYMRDNQVYPQWSLAQTIEAWFQSIPETSWKGSWTTVEPKGVCRSCKEELEPIRLTQEEYSQLRERVMQEVIRGQDVFNKTTPEELESFKTFVKRKPAFDVVIDGLNVANTTRGSQSETLLAVVSELEHQGQVILVLGRKHMLNPSRSWDRHHMAQVQQKAHCFFTDNISEDDPFLLYATLHSGNHCNFVSRDLMRDHKACLSDDVTRRLFFKWQRGHQLVLSGYNLGRRVRFQRIPSYDTIIQTSATSWHIPYDDDGAERCSYEVPQRWLCLRKTH